A region of Plantactinospora sp. BC1 DNA encodes the following proteins:
- a CDS encoding DUF1996 domain-containing protein, whose translation MERAAPLPAPRRRLRIVTLFGALLVLLGGYAVVERAEPAEARIVRVAEFLADCPYSHRLPDDPIIYPGLPGASHMHSFFGATTTNAYTNLADLLNSNTTCNPRVDVSSYWVPTLYADNVPVEPAIVTFYYLGEGVRSDIVANTQPLPLGLRIVAGNARATGPDSTTISRWSCLHAGHVGASKDFVNCPSGTMLESYLDFPQCWNGRDLDSPDHKSHMAYPVNQACPPSHPVAVPKLRQVLRYPVSGNPARFRLASGGGFTMHGDFFNAWPEAEMLRRVRDCIRPVIKCGADGRPS comes from the coding sequence ATGGAAAGGGCCGCACCCCTGCCCGCGCCGCGCCGCCGGCTGAGGATCGTGACACTGTTCGGTGCCCTGCTCGTCCTGCTCGGCGGCTACGCCGTGGTCGAGCGGGCGGAGCCGGCCGAGGCCCGGATCGTCCGGGTCGCCGAGTTCCTGGCCGACTGTCCGTACAGCCACCGGCTGCCGGACGACCCGATCATCTACCCGGGCCTGCCCGGCGCCTCGCACATGCACAGCTTCTTCGGCGCGACGACCACCAACGCCTACACCAACCTGGCCGACCTGCTGAACTCCAACACCACCTGCAACCCCCGGGTCGACGTCTCGTCCTACTGGGTGCCCACCCTCTACGCGGACAACGTCCCGGTGGAGCCGGCCATCGTCACGTTCTACTACCTCGGCGAGGGCGTCCGCAGCGACATCGTCGCCAACACCCAGCCACTGCCGCTGGGCCTGCGGATCGTGGCCGGCAACGCCCGGGCCACCGGCCCGGACTCGACCACGATCTCCCGGTGGTCCTGCCTGCACGCGGGGCACGTCGGCGCGTCCAAGGACTTCGTCAACTGTCCGTCCGGGACGATGCTGGAGTCGTACCTCGACTTCCCGCAGTGCTGGAACGGCCGCGACCTCGACTCGCCGGACCACAAGAGCCACATGGCGTACCCGGTGAACCAGGCATGCCCGCCCAGCCACCCGGTGGCGGTGCCGAAGCTCCGCCAGGTGCTGCGCTACCCGGTGAGCGGCAACCCGGCGCGGTTCCGGCTCGCCTCCGGTGGCGGTTTCACGATGCACGGTGACTTCTTCAACGCCTGGCCCGAGGCCGAGATGCTGCGCCGGGTCCGGGACTGCATCCGCCCCGTGATCAAGTGCGGTGCGGACGGTCGCCCGAGCTGA
- a CDS encoding cation diffusion facilitator family transporter — MAEPARSPDAEPGGNGPYARRPDAPGPGVPGPGAPEPGVRQPGGARSTQHTEGSAAGQAPWSQAGPLSSSRSQHSQSVGTVIIAGLANLTVAVAKAIAGIVSGSAAVLSEAAHSVADTTTELLLFIALRRGARPPTTQYPFGYGRESYLWAFVAAVVTFVIGAGFSIFQGVEAIQQRHEDLDPLVAYVVLVVSFVAEGISLTRSVRQLRRRAARWRVSWLRVARRTPNTTIKAVLLEDSAALVGLVLAGIGVGASELTGSPVWDGVASIAIGVLLLVVATTLAHNNIALLVGRAAQDAVRAEIEQELAAVPDLRGVDRLMTLQLGPEDILVAVKVNFADDASREEIEIAADEAERRLIARNPAIRYVFLDPTRRPG; from the coding sequence ATGGCCGAGCCGGCGCGCAGCCCGGACGCCGAGCCGGGCGGAAACGGGCCGTACGCGCGCCGGCCGGACGCACCCGGGCCGGGCGTACCGGGGCCCGGTGCACCCGAGCCGGGCGTACGCCAGCCGGGCGGCGCCCGGAGCACCCAGCACACCGAGGGCTCGGCCGCCGGTCAGGCACCCTGGTCGCAGGCGGGACCGCTGAGTTCGTCGCGTTCGCAGCACAGCCAGAGCGTCGGCACGGTGATCATCGCGGGTCTGGCCAACCTCACCGTGGCGGTGGCGAAGGCGATCGCCGGGATCGTCTCCGGCTCGGCCGCGGTGCTCTCCGAGGCGGCCCACTCGGTCGCCGACACCACCACCGAGCTGCTGCTCTTCATCGCGCTGCGGCGAGGCGCCCGGCCACCGACCACGCAGTACCCGTTCGGCTATGGCCGGGAGAGCTACCTCTGGGCGTTCGTCGCCGCCGTGGTCACCTTCGTCATCGGTGCCGGGTTCTCCATCTTTCAGGGTGTGGAGGCGATCCAGCAGCGGCACGAGGACCTGGACCCGCTCGTCGCGTACGTGGTGCTGGTGGTCTCCTTCGTGGCCGAGGGCATCTCGCTGACCCGCTCGGTACGCCAGTTGCGCCGTCGGGCGGCGCGCTGGCGCGTCTCCTGGCTGCGGGTGGCCCGGCGTACCCCGAACACCACGATCAAGGCGGTACTGCTGGAGGACAGCGCGGCGCTGGTCGGGCTGGTCCTGGCGGGCATCGGGGTGGGTGCCTCGGAGCTGACCGGCAGCCCGGTCTGGGACGGCGTCGCCTCGATCGCGATCGGCGTGCTGCTGCTGGTGGTGGCGACCACCCTGGCGCACAACAACATCGCGCTGCTGGTCGGCCGGGCGGCCCAGGACGCGGTACGGGCGGAGATCGAGCAGGAGTTGGCGGCGGTGCCGGATCTCCGGGGCGTGGACCGGTTGATGACGCTGCAACTCGGGCCGGAGGACATCCTGGTGGCGGTGAAGGTCAACTTCGCCGACGACGCCAGCCGGGAGGAGATCGAGATCGCCGCCGACGAGGCGGAACGGCGACTGATCGCCCGCAACCCGGCGATCCGGTACGTCTTCCTCGACCCGACCCGCCGCCCCGGCTGA
- a CDS encoding DUF305 domain-containing protein, protein MRFGTVAPAAAALVALLLVGGCAGSDAAPASVSGTPTSAATAGRPAVPTGTPSLSGPFNGTDIAWLQLTVAMHERVLPLLDLVPQRTADPAVRRLAARVRETHRADLDRSRRLLDRSGAPKTNPHEGHDMPGMVTAAELTALGTAPEAEFRRLFGQHLRAHLEQSVRVAGAEQRSGADPETTALAGTIVRTGSAYLTRLAQLPD, encoded by the coding sequence ATGAGGTTCGGCACCGTGGCACCGGCCGCCGCGGCGCTCGTCGCGCTCCTGCTGGTCGGCGGGTGCGCCGGCTCCGACGCGGCGCCAGCGTCCGTTTCGGGTACGCCCACCAGCGCGGCCACGGCTGGTCGACCAGCCGTCCCGACGGGTACGCCCAGCCTGTCCGGCCCGTTCAACGGCACCGACATCGCCTGGCTGCAACTCACCGTCGCCATGCACGAGCGGGTACTGCCGCTGCTGGACCTGGTGCCCCAACGCACCGCCGACCCGGCCGTACGCCGGCTCGCCGCCCGGGTACGGGAGACCCACCGCGCCGATCTGGACCGGTCCCGGCGCCTGCTCGACCGCTCCGGTGCGCCGAAGACCAACCCGCACGAGGGGCACGACATGCCGGGCATGGTCACCGCCGCCGAGCTGACCGCGCTCGGTACGGCCCCGGAAGCCGAGTTCCGCCGCCTCTTCGGCCAGCACCTCAGGGCGCACCTGGAGCAGTCGGTCCGGGTCGCCGGTGCCGAGCAGCGCTCCGGAGCCGACCCCGAGACCACCGCCCTGGCCGGCACGATCGTCCGGACCGGCAGCGCCTACCTGACCCGACTCGCCCAACTCCCGGACTGA
- a CDS encoding ABC transporter ATP-binding protein — protein MLPIPGAAGRAPLASLLSYVRPHARGLLGGAALMFLGGLANLAQPMVVKSLIDALTGGTPYREPMLLLVALLLLSVVVGVWGMYLVELTAESVVLTARRRLVARLLRLRIAVVDGAEPGDLLSRATGDTTQLRAAATSNVVDLVAGVLQIAGAVVLMARLDAVLLAVVLVVLLMLAAVTLALVPRIRSAGEEAQEAVGGMGAVLERTLGAFRTVKANGAEERQAAAVHAAARQAWRRGRQAARWVSLAGIATGLAVQVAFIVVLGVGGARVAAGGLAVSSLVAFLLYLFYLGGPVTQLVGGVTGLQAGLAAVRRIDGIAELAAEDLDRPADAPAAGTPAPVTVAFRDVSLRHRPGGPAILEHVELRLPATGLTAVVGPSGAGKTTLLALIERFYDPTSGQVEIDGRDVRDWPLADLRARIGYVEQDAPVLSGTLRDNVTMGSASAPEPWLAEVLEQTRLVPLLRRLPDGLDTAVGHHGTTLSGGERQRIAIARALLRRPGLLLLDEPTSQLDAMNERALGEIVAAVARTTTVVMVAHRLSTVTRADRIVVLDAGRVRAVGTHADLVDGCELYRGLAATQLLAGAGAQAPRPGAQASRQSADIATI, from the coding sequence ATGCTTCCCATCCCCGGTGCCGCCGGTCGGGCGCCGCTGGCGTCCCTGCTGAGCTACGTCCGCCCGCACGCCCGTGGACTGCTCGGCGGAGCGGCCCTGATGTTCCTCGGCGGACTGGCCAACCTCGCCCAGCCGATGGTGGTCAAGAGCCTGATCGACGCGCTGACCGGCGGCACCCCGTACCGCGAGCCGATGCTGCTGCTGGTGGCGCTGCTGCTGCTCAGCGTGGTCGTCGGGGTCTGGGGCATGTACCTCGTGGAGCTGACCGCCGAGAGCGTCGTGCTGACCGCGCGCCGCCGGCTCGTCGCCCGGCTGCTGCGCCTGCGCATCGCGGTCGTGGACGGCGCCGAGCCCGGGGACCTGCTGTCCCGGGCGACCGGGGACACCACCCAACTGCGCGCGGCGGCCACCAGCAACGTCGTCGACCTGGTGGCCGGGGTACTCCAGATCGCGGGCGCGGTGGTGCTGATGGCCCGACTCGACGCGGTCCTGCTCGCGGTGGTACTGGTCGTCCTGCTGATGCTCGCCGCCGTGACCCTGGCGCTGGTGCCACGGATCCGCAGCGCCGGGGAAGAGGCGCAGGAGGCGGTCGGCGGGATGGGCGCGGTCCTCGAACGTACCCTGGGCGCCTTTCGGACCGTCAAGGCCAACGGCGCCGAGGAGCGGCAGGCCGCCGCCGTGCACGCCGCCGCCCGGCAGGCGTGGCGGCGGGGGCGGCAGGCGGCGCGCTGGGTCTCGCTGGCCGGCATCGCCACCGGCCTCGCCGTCCAGGTCGCCTTCATCGTGGTGCTGGGGGTGGGTGGGGCGCGGGTCGCCGCCGGTGGTCTCGCCGTCTCGTCCCTGGTGGCCTTCCTGCTGTACCTCTTCTACCTCGGCGGCCCGGTGACCCAGCTGGTCGGCGGCGTCACCGGGCTACAGGCGGGCCTGGCCGCCGTCCGGCGCATCGACGGGATCGCCGAACTCGCCGCCGAGGACCTGGACCGGCCCGCCGACGCCCCGGCGGCGGGCACCCCCGCGCCCGTGACGGTGGCGTTCCGGGACGTCTCGCTGCGGCACCGGCCCGGCGGCCCGGCGATCCTGGAACACGTCGAGCTGCGACTGCCGGCGACCGGGCTGACCGCCGTCGTGGGACCCTCCGGAGCCGGCAAGACGACCCTGCTGGCGCTGATCGAACGCTTCTACGACCCCACCAGCGGGCAGGTCGAGATCGACGGCCGCGACGTCCGGGACTGGCCGCTGGCCGACCTGCGGGCCCGGATCGGCTACGTCGAGCAGGACGCCCCGGTCCTCTCCGGAACGCTGCGGGACAACGTGACGATGGGCTCGGCATCCGCACCGGAGCCGTGGCTGGCGGAGGTCCTCGAACAGACCCGCCTCGTCCCGCTGCTCCGGCGGCTGCCGGACGGCCTCGACACCGCGGTCGGCCACCACGGTACGACGCTCTCCGGCGGGGAACGGCAACGCATCGCCATCGCCCGTGCCCTGCTGCGCCGACCGGGGCTGCTGCTGCTCGACGAGCCGACCTCGCAGCTCGACGCCATGAACGAACGCGCGCTCGGCGAGATCGTCGCCGCCGTCGCCCGGACCACCACGGTGGTGATGGTGGCGCACCGGCTCTCCACGGTGACCCGGGCCGACCGCATCGTCG
- the ligA gene encoding NAD-dependent DNA ligase LigA — MAHEAVVTATDDRPEQPGGAELDPVEPAADPVVDPAADPVVDPVDPVVDAALAAPFPDRPAYQAAIAEIRSAAAAYYNGADLAMDDATYDALMARVVATEAAQPGWKDDDSPSELVAAGAGLVGDVVHSVPMLSLDNVFGEEELARWAARLDKLLGRPAAGYTVEPKIDGLAIAARYVDGRLTQVATRGDGLAGEDVTPQARRAAGLPERLTEPLTLEIRGEVYMTDADFARAQEMRTGHGEPAFAHPRSAAAGTLRVQDRAYDAPLSFLAYAVHGLDGADGTTEPRPHSATMAYVESLGVATTAGSPAGMPLCTTIDEVLAVVESLYARRGELGFGIDGAVIKADHPADRELAGSGTRAPRWGIAYKFPADTRTTTLLSIEVQVGRTGLITPVAVLAPVQVGGVTVTSATLHNFDDLVRRNVRAGDTVFVRRAGDVIPEITGAKLDERPADSTAYEPPTSCPRCGGEIDRSQKRWRCTQGRACGARESLSYYAARDSMDIEGLGSKIIDLLVSAGMVTDPADLYDLDAATLATLERLGETSARKLVANIEASKRQPLSRVLTGLGVRMTGRSMSRRLARHFGTMEALLAASVADLQEVEGVGPERAVTIAAELVELAPVVEKLAARGVNMTEPGVPGQAATAGGDADPEMPAATALPLRRPDGTPMTVVVTGSVPGLTRNEGNEAVERLGGKSSGSVSKRTDLVVVGDGAGSKAEKAAGLGVRVMPAERFAELLAAHTAADAATIAEIMAVPETEPEPEVEPAPETEPVPVPEPAPKAEPAPKAEPVSEAEPEPVAER; from the coding sequence GTGGCGCACGAGGCAGTGGTGACGGCGACCGACGATCGGCCCGAGCAGCCGGGCGGAGCCGAGCTCGACCCGGTGGAACCGGCCGCCGATCCGGTGGTCGACCCGGCCGCCGATCCGGTGGTCGACCCGGTGGATCCGGTGGTCGACGCCGCGCTCGCCGCGCCGTTCCCGGACCGTCCGGCCTACCAGGCGGCGATCGCCGAGATCCGCTCGGCGGCGGCCGCCTACTACAACGGCGCGGACCTGGCGATGGACGACGCGACCTACGACGCGCTGATGGCCCGGGTCGTCGCCACCGAGGCCGCCCAGCCGGGCTGGAAGGACGACGACTCGCCCAGCGAGCTGGTGGCGGCCGGCGCCGGACTGGTCGGCGACGTCGTGCACAGCGTCCCGATGCTCAGCCTCGACAACGTCTTCGGCGAGGAGGAGTTGGCCCGCTGGGCGGCCCGGCTCGACAAGCTGCTCGGCCGTCCCGCCGCCGGCTACACCGTGGAGCCCAAGATCGACGGGCTGGCCATCGCCGCCCGTTACGTGGACGGCCGGCTCACCCAGGTCGCCACCCGGGGCGACGGGCTGGCCGGCGAGGACGTCACCCCGCAGGCACGGCGGGCGGCCGGCCTCCCGGAGCGGCTCACCGAGCCGCTCACCCTGGAGATCCGCGGCGAGGTCTACATGACCGACGCCGACTTTGCCAGGGCCCAGGAGATGCGCACCGGGCACGGCGAGCCGGCCTTCGCGCATCCGCGCAGCGCCGCCGCCGGCACCCTCCGCGTGCAGGACCGGGCGTACGACGCGCCGCTCTCCTTCCTCGCCTACGCGGTGCACGGCCTCGACGGCGCCGACGGGACGACCGAGCCGCGCCCACACTCGGCCACCATGGCGTACGTCGAGAGCCTCGGCGTCGCCACCACCGCCGGTTCACCGGCCGGGATGCCGCTCTGCACCACCATCGACGAGGTGCTGGCGGTGGTGGAGTCGCTCTACGCCCGCCGGGGCGAGCTGGGCTTCGGCATCGACGGTGCGGTGATCAAGGCCGACCACCCGGCCGACCGCGAGCTGGCCGGCTCCGGCACCCGGGCCCCCCGCTGGGGCATCGCCTACAAGTTCCCCGCCGACACCCGCACCACCACCCTGCTCTCGATCGAGGTGCAGGTCGGCCGGACCGGGCTGATCACCCCGGTCGCCGTACTGGCACCGGTGCAGGTCGGTGGAGTGACGGTCACCTCGGCCACCCTGCACAACTTCGACGACCTGGTCCGGCGCAACGTCCGGGCCGGCGACACCGTCTTCGTCCGGCGGGCCGGTGACGTGATCCCCGAGATCACCGGTGCCAAGCTCGACGAGCGGCCGGCGGATTCCACGGCGTACGAGCCGCCGACCTCGTGCCCGCGCTGCGGCGGCGAGATCGACCGCTCGCAGAAGCGCTGGCGCTGCACCCAGGGCCGGGCCTGCGGCGCCCGCGAGTCGCTCTCCTACTACGCGGCTCGCGACTCGATGGACATCGAGGGGCTGGGCAGCAAGATCATCGACCTGCTGGTCAGCGCCGGCATGGTCACCGACCCGGCCGACCTCTACGATCTCGACGCCGCCACGCTGGCCACCCTGGAGCGGCTGGGCGAGACCTCCGCCCGCAAACTCGTGGCCAACATCGAGGCGTCGAAGCGGCAGCCGCTCAGCCGGGTGCTCACCGGCCTCGGCGTACGGATGACCGGCCGGTCGATGTCCCGCCGGCTCGCCCGGCACTTCGGCACCATGGAGGCGCTGCTCGCCGCCTCCGTCGCCGACCTTCAGGAGGTCGAGGGCGTCGGACCGGAGCGCGCCGTCACCATCGCGGCGGAGCTGGTCGAGCTGGCCCCGGTCGTCGAGAAGCTCGCCGCGCGCGGGGTCAACATGACCGAACCGGGCGTTCCCGGCCAGGCCGCGACCGCCGGGGGCGACGCCGACCCGGAGATGCCGGCGGCGACCGCGCTGCCGCTGCGCCGGCCGGACGGCACCCCGATGACGGTCGTGGTCACCGGCTCCGTGCCGGGGCTGACCCGCAACGAGGGCAACGAGGCGGTCGAGCGGCTCGGCGGCAAGTCGTCCGGCTCGGTCTCCAAGCGGACCGATCTGGTGGTGGTCGGCGACGGCGCGGGCAGCAAGGCGGAGAAGGCGGCCGGCCTCGGCGTCCGGGTGATGCCGGCGGAACGCTTCGCCGAACTGCTCGCCGCGCACACCGCCGCAGACGCGGCGACCATCGCCGAGATCATGGCAGTGCCGGAGACCGAACCGGAGCCAGAGGTCGAGCCGGCGCCGGAGACCGAACCAGTGCCGGTGCCCGAACCAGCGCCGAAGGCCGAACCAGCGCCGAAGGCCGAACCGGTGTCGGAGGCCGAACCGGAGCCGGTGGCCGAACGGTAG